From the genome of Haloterrigena sp. KLK7, one region includes:
- a CDS encoding ABC transporter substrate-binding protein — protein MTTQGDTRTDGTTRRDLLAALGGASTAALAGCSTTLGSESDSTLRVGTLRPPLSLDPITAHGIGSEQAIDRIFEGLYSYGTGTDIGPAIATGAPEIADNDREVVVELDERARFQNDRAVTAEDVVYSYTAPLEEDAPTQWLASPFESVEADGEHTVRFTLAEPYPGLEHALTHPIVPRQEREDDREAFATDPIGAGPFEVASFSAEKKTTLRRWDDYWGETSPAVDRLTMVYVEFPVTQLTSLRTNRNDMIEPVSPLIVDHVSDVANASVKRQQGYTSFYFGFNCNEGPTTDPQVREAISYCIDLEKAVSEFVEPMGQRQYSPLPPQVAEEWNMPTDEWAELANGKNPERARQLFREADEASGQLRILTSTDPKHKEFGEALAGGLRDASHGALTVSVSETKFLERYVSGSERDYSVFVGEITGTPDPDSHLYPTFHENLTGVTNGTFYREDAVMERLESARTTTDREQRRRLYEAAITRLLEDRVCLPICSFENSFAVDAGVENFRVHPIARVNPRLVWENEVATVGSGS, from the coding sequence ATGACTACTCAGGGAGACACGCGAACGGACGGGACGACGCGACGCGACCTGCTCGCCGCCCTCGGCGGCGCGAGCACGGCAGCACTGGCGGGCTGTTCGACGACGCTGGGATCGGAATCGGACTCGACGCTCCGCGTCGGGACGCTCCGGCCGCCGCTCTCGCTCGATCCCATCACCGCACACGGGATCGGCTCCGAGCAGGCGATCGATCGGATCTTCGAGGGACTCTACAGCTACGGGACGGGGACGGATATCGGTCCCGCGATCGCGACCGGAGCGCCGGAAATCGCCGACAACGACCGGGAGGTCGTCGTCGAACTCGACGAGCGGGCGCGGTTTCAGAACGACCGGGCGGTGACCGCCGAAGACGTGGTCTACTCTTACACCGCGCCGCTCGAGGAGGACGCGCCGACGCAGTGGCTGGCGAGCCCGTTCGAATCGGTCGAGGCCGACGGCGAACACACCGTCCGGTTCACGCTGGCGGAGCCGTATCCGGGGCTCGAGCACGCGCTCACGCACCCGATCGTTCCCCGGCAGGAGCGCGAGGACGACAGGGAGGCGTTCGCCACGGACCCGATCGGGGCCGGTCCGTTCGAGGTGGCATCGTTCAGCGCGGAGAAGAAGACCACGCTGCGGCGCTGGGACGACTACTGGGGCGAGACCTCGCCCGCGGTCGATCGGCTCACAATGGTCTACGTCGAGTTCCCGGTGACCCAGCTGACCAGCCTCCGGACGAACCGAAACGATATGATCGAGCCGGTCTCGCCGTTGATCGTCGATCACGTCAGCGACGTCGCGAACGCGTCGGTGAAGCGCCAACAGGGGTATACGTCGTTCTACTTCGGATTCAACTGCAACGAGGGACCGACGACGGACCCCCAGGTTCGAGAGGCGATCAGCTACTGCATCGACCTCGAGAAAGCGGTTTCCGAGTTCGTCGAACCGATGGGACAGCGCCAGTACAGCCCGCTGCCGCCGCAGGTGGCCGAGGAGTGGAATATGCCGACCGACGAGTGGGCGGAACTCGCGAACGGGAAAAATCCCGAGCGGGCCCGCCAACTGTTCCGCGAGGCCGACGAGGCCAGCGGCCAACTGCGCATCTTGACCTCGACGGATCCGAAACACAAGGAGTTCGGCGAGGCGCTGGCCGGCGGCCTCCGGGACGCCAGTCACGGCGCGCTCACCGTCTCGGTGTCCGAAACGAAATTCCTCGAGCGGTACGTCTCCGGCTCCGAGCGCGACTACTCGGTGTTCGTCGGCGAGATCACGGGCACTCCCGACCCGGACTCGCACCTCTACCCGACGTTCCACGAGAATCTGACCGGCGTGACCAACGGGACCTTCTACCGCGAGGACGCCGTCATGGAACGGCTCGAGTCGGCGCGAACGACGACGGATCGCGAGCAGCGGCGCCGGCTCTACGAGGCGGCGATCACGCGGTTGCTCGAGGACCGCGTCTGCCTGCCGATCTGCTCGTTCGAGAACAGCTTCGCGGTGGACGCGGGCGTCGAGAACTTCCGCGTCCATCCGATCGCACGAGTCAATCCGCGGCTCGTGTGGGAAAACGAGGTCGCCACAGTGGGGTCGGGATCATGA
- a CDS encoding TlpA disulfide reductase family protein, protein MNRRELLAGVGSAGALAGAGTLLRFGPPSFGTDGPETSGDGDSLAVETIAASGSEDGTVRLPNGSVTLVTFFVTGCGNCQAQIPELAAARDRLRERRGDAVRFLSATYQRSETLSPAALRDWWASHGGDWSVGYDSGLAGAYGVVGYPTTIVVDPNGEKRWHETDVLERETIVRVVEDALEAVARDAGTGDGNATGEALNATDERSEID, encoded by the coding sequence ATGAACCGACGCGAACTCCTCGCCGGGGTCGGAAGCGCGGGCGCCCTCGCCGGCGCCGGGACTCTGCTCCGGTTCGGTCCGCCGTCGTTCGGCACTGACGGTCCGGAGACGAGCGGCGACGGCGACTCGCTCGCGGTGGAAACGATCGCCGCCAGCGGGAGCGAGGACGGGACGGTCCGCCTCCCGAACGGCTCGGTCACGCTCGTCACGTTTTTCGTCACCGGCTGTGGCAACTGTCAGGCGCAGATTCCCGAGCTCGCCGCCGCTCGCGATCGACTCCGCGAGCGACGCGGCGACGCCGTTCGATTCCTCTCGGCCACGTACCAGCGCTCCGAGACGCTGTCGCCGGCCGCGCTCCGCGACTGGTGGGCGAGCCACGGCGGCGACTGGTCCGTCGGTTACGATTCGGGGCTGGCCGGCGCCTACGGCGTCGTCGGCTATCCGACCACGATCGTCGTCGATCCGAACGGTGAGAAACGGTGGCACGAGACCGACGTCCTCGAGCGCGAGACGATCGTTCGGGTCGTCGAGGACGCACTCGAGGCCGTAGCTCGAGACGCCGGTACCGGAGACGGAAACGCGACCGGCGAAGCACTGAACGCGACCGACGAACGATCCGAAATCGACTGA
- a CDS encoding methyltransferase domain-containing protein: MSDERERWNERYSDVEFELPDDPIPELERRIATLPEGRALDVATGTGRNALFLAAQGYDVDAIDVSDEAIERARQRADERDLEVNWQRADLADVDLSTDEYDVIAVSFFAALEHLPDLKEALAPGGVLVYEHHLRSADPVEVGPSSERFRYRSNDLLRACLDLTILSYAERRRPVAGGTAAVATLVARNSRGGTQSYPKLTE, encoded by the coding sequence ATGTCCGACGAGCGCGAGCGGTGGAACGAGCGGTACAGCGACGTCGAGTTCGAACTCCCCGACGACCCGATTCCCGAACTCGAGCGCCGGATCGCTACGTTACCCGAGGGGCGGGCCCTCGACGTCGCGACGGGCACCGGGCGCAACGCGCTCTTTCTCGCGGCCCAGGGCTACGACGTCGACGCGATCGACGTCTCCGACGAGGCGATCGAGCGGGCGCGGCAACGGGCCGACGAGCGCGACCTCGAGGTGAACTGGCAGCGCGCCGATCTGGCCGACGTCGACCTCTCGACCGACGAGTACGACGTGATCGCCGTGAGCTTCTTCGCCGCGCTCGAGCACCTGCCCGACCTCAAGGAGGCGCTGGCGCCCGGCGGCGTCCTCGTCTACGAGCACCACCTCCGCTCCGCCGATCCGGTCGAGGTCGGTCCCTCGAGCGAGCGCTTCCGGTACCGGTCGAACGACCTCCTGCGGGCGTGTCTCGACCTGACGATCCTCTCCTACGCGGAGCGGCGGCGACCGGTCGCCGGCGGCACCGCGGCGGTGGCGACCCTCGTCGCCCGCAACTCCCGCGGCGGAACGCAGTCGTATCCGAAGCTGACGGAGTAG
- a CDS encoding EamA family transporter → MDERTVGIGLVLASAVGFGTVGIFGTLAGDVGLSISTILVFRFAIATLALWGLLVLQGRRRLLGGRPLGWAAVLGIGGYGGMSGFYFWGLEYLTAGLVAIVLFTFPAIVVVVTIATNPERINRTLVAALCLSLGGVALIVGADPAGADPRGVLIMLGSAICYAGYMLGSERVLESVEPQVLTAHVLPASGLLFLGIGVVGGTFGVPAATDATAWGMLVALALLSTAIPICLLYAGLSKIGASRASIISTAEPAVAVVLGAAVLEEPVSTTTVLGGALVVVGVILIQRRG, encoded by the coding sequence ATGGACGAGCGGACGGTCGGTATCGGTCTGGTACTCGCGTCGGCCGTGGGGTTCGGAACCGTCGGTATCTTCGGGACGCTCGCGGGCGACGTCGGCCTCTCGATTTCGACCATCCTCGTGTTTCGGTTCGCTATCGCGACGCTGGCCCTCTGGGGCCTGTTAGTCTTGCAGGGCCGGCGGCGCCTCCTCGGCGGCCGGCCGCTCGGCTGGGCGGCCGTCCTCGGGATCGGCGGCTACGGCGGCATGAGCGGGTTCTACTTCTGGGGACTCGAGTATCTGACGGCGGGGCTGGTCGCGATCGTGCTCTTCACGTTTCCGGCGATCGTCGTCGTCGTCACGATCGCGACGAATCCGGAGCGAATCAACCGGACGCTCGTCGCCGCGCTCTGTCTCTCGCTCGGCGGCGTCGCCCTGATCGTCGGCGCGGATCCGGCCGGCGCCGATCCGCGGGGCGTGCTCATCATGCTCGGCTCGGCGATCTGCTACGCCGGATACATGCTGGGCAGCGAGCGCGTCCTCGAGTCGGTCGAGCCGCAGGTGCTGACGGCGCACGTATTGCCGGCGTCCGGGCTCCTGTTTCTCGGGATCGGCGTGGTAGGGGGGACGTTCGGGGTGCCGGCGGCAACTGACGCGACGGCGTGGGGCATGTTAGTCGCGCTCGCGCTGCTTTCGACGGCGATTCCGATCTGCCTGCTCTATGCGGGCCTGTCCAAAATCGGGGCGAGCAGGGCGAGTATCATCAGTACGGCCGAACCCGCGGTCGCCGTCGTCCTCGGTGCGGCGGTGCTCGAGGAACCGGTATCGACGACGACGGTGCTGGGCGGGGCGCTGGTCGTCGTCGGCGTGATCCTGATTCAACGGCGAGGGTAA
- a CDS encoding nitrous oxide reductase accessory protein NosL yields the protein MTGPNAGTLERRRLLGLLGASALAGGAGCLGGGEDDSANEDTDEKRTFDPTIDHPGGEPVAFTDDQNCPVCNMTPADYSNWHSQVAHENGEGAAFDTSGCMFAYLVANTVESPVTGAWTVDYETGDLVDATEAYFVLITDEHAVDDKMGINPRTFADRDDAVAFLEEYDAEALTEDDIIEFDEIDRETAEIYRGNRM from the coding sequence ATGACCGGACCGAACGCGGGGACTCTCGAGCGGCGACGGCTACTCGGACTGCTCGGGGCGAGCGCGCTCGCGGGGGGCGCTGGCTGTCTTGGCGGTGGCGAAGACGACTCCGCCAACGAGGATACGGACGAGAAACGGACGTTCGATCCGACCATCGACCATCCGGGCGGCGAACCCGTCGCGTTCACCGACGACCAGAACTGCCCGGTCTGCAATATGACGCCGGCCGACTACTCCAACTGGCACAGTCAGGTCGCCCACGAGAACGGAGAGGGGGCCGCCTTCGACACCTCGGGCTGCATGTTCGCCTATCTCGTCGCGAACACGGTCGAGTCGCCCGTCACCGGCGCCTGGACCGTCGACTACGAGACGGGCGACCTCGTCGACGCCACCGAGGCGTACTTCGTGCTCATTACCGACGAGCACGCGGTCGACGATAAGATGGGGATCAATCCGCGGACGTTCGCCGACCGGGACGACGCCGTCGCCTTCCTCGAGGAGTACGACGCCGAAGCGTTGACCGAGGACGATATCATCGAGTTCGACGAGATCGACCGCGAGACGGCCGAGATCTACCGCGGCAATCGCATGTGA
- a CDS encoding SRPBCC family protein: protein MATYDRRTTIDAPLADVWAFHSRVEGLEGVTPDWMGLRVESVIGPDGTTDPERLEAGTELSLSIRPFGVGPRQRWTSLITDRERGDGSAYFRDEMVRGPFDRWEHTHAFFADGERTVLRDHVAYELPGSGVAGVGLLTDAATPFSRVGFEAMFRTRHRLTKERLE, encoded by the coding sequence ATGGCGACCTACGACCGCCGGACGACGATCGACGCGCCGCTCGCGGACGTCTGGGCGTTTCACTCGCGAGTCGAGGGCCTCGAGGGGGTGACGCCCGACTGGATGGGGCTGCGCGTCGAGTCGGTGATCGGGCCCGACGGGACTACCGATCCGGAGCGACTCGAGGCCGGAACCGAGCTCTCGCTGTCGATACGGCCGTTCGGCGTCGGGCCGCGCCAGCGCTGGACGTCGCTGATCACGGACCGCGAACGCGGCGACGGCAGCGCGTACTTCCGCGACGAGATGGTCCGCGGGCCGTTCGATCGCTGGGAGCACACTCACGCCTTCTTCGCCGACGGCGAGCGGACGGTGCTCCGGGATCACGTCGCGTACGAACTCCCGGGCAGCGGCGTCGCCGGCGTGGGACTGCTCACCGACGCCGCGACGCCGTTCTCGAGGGTCGGCTTCGAAGCGATGTTCCGCACGCGGCATCGACTGACGAAGGAACGCCTCGAGTGA
- the lrpA1 gene encoding HTH-type transcriptional regulator LrpA1, with product MSTQATEDRILEVLEEDAQASYAEIAERANVSKPTVRKYINQLEEDGVIVGYSADIDPKKLSSKTIAMVGIDVSSERYVEATKALKDLDEIEALYSSSGDHMLMAEVRAADGDALGEIISDQLLEIDGVTAAHPSFLQERLK from the coding sequence ATGAGTACACAGGCTACGGAAGATCGCATCCTCGAGGTGCTCGAGGAGGACGCTCAGGCGTCTTACGCCGAGATCGCCGAGCGGGCGAACGTCTCGAAACCGACCGTTCGCAAGTACATCAACCAGCTCGAGGAGGACGGCGTCATCGTCGGCTACTCGGCCGACATCGACCCGAAGAAACTCTCGAGCAAGACGATCGCGATGGTGGGGATCGACGTCTCGAGCGAGCGCTACGTCGAGGCGACGAAGGCGCTGAAGGACTTGGACGAGATCGAGGCGCTGTACAGCTCCAGCGGCGACCACATGCTGATGGCCGAGGTCCGCGCGGCGGACGGCGACGCGCTGGGCGAGATCATCTCCGATCAACTGCTCGAGATCGACGGCGTCACTGCGGCACATCCCTCTTTCCTCCAGGAACGACTAAAGTAG
- a CDS encoding thiamine pyrophosphate-dependent enzyme produces MSAFNAIGEEREIDRDEYTPGVEPQPTWCPGCGDFGVLKSLKQALPEVGKTPEEVLTVTGIGCSGKLNSYLDTYGFHTIHGRSLPVARAAKLANPELEVIAAGGDGDGYGIGGNHFIHTARENHDITYIVFNNEIFGLTKGQTSPTSPKGHKSKTQPSGSAKTPLRPLSTSLNAGASYIARTAAVNPNQAKEIIKEAIEHDGFAHVDFLTQCPTWNKDARQYVPYIDVQESDDYDFDVHDRAEAAEMMRETEDVLNEGTVLTGRYYVEDDRPSYSQEKHAVGEMPDQPLAERYFDDDAEWERSYDLLDRHK; encoded by the coding sequence ATGAGTGCATTCAACGCGATCGGTGAGGAACGCGAGATCGACCGGGACGAGTACACGCCCGGTGTCGAACCGCAGCCGACCTGGTGTCCGGGCTGTGGGGACTTCGGCGTCCTGAAGTCGCTGAAGCAGGCGCTTCCCGAAGTCGGGAAGACCCCCGAAGAGGTGCTGACCGTCACCGGGATCGGCTGTTCCGGCAAGCTGAACAGCTACCTGGACACGTACGGCTTCCACACGATCCACGGCCGCTCGCTGCCCGTCGCTCGGGCCGCGAAGCTCGCCAACCCCGAACTCGAGGTCATCGCCGCCGGCGGTGACGGCGACGGCTACGGGATCGGCGGCAACCACTTCATCCACACGGCCCGGGAGAACCACGACATCACGTACATCGTGTTCAACAACGAGATCTTCGGGCTGACGAAGGGGCAGACCTCGCCCACGAGTCCGAAGGGCCACAAGTCCAAGACTCAGCCGTCGGGCAGCGCGAAGACGCCGCTGCGACCGCTGTCGACGTCGCTGAACGCCGGCGCGAGCTACATCGCTCGCACCGCCGCGGTCAACCCGAACCAGGCCAAGGAGATCATCAAGGAGGCCATCGAACACGACGGCTTCGCCCACGTCGACTTCCTGACCCAGTGTCCCACCTGGAACAAGGACGCGCGACAGTACGTCCCGTACATCGACGTCCAGGAGTCCGACGACTACGACTTCGACGTCCACGACCGTGCGGAAGCCGCCGAGATGATGCGCGAGACCGAGGACGTCCTCAACGAGGGGACCGTCCTGACGGGACGGTACTACGTCGAGGACGACCGTCCCTCCTACTCCCAGGAGAAACACGCCGTCGGCGAGATGCCCGACCAGCCGCTGGCCGAGCGCTACTTCGACGACGACGCCGAGTGGGAGCGCAGCTACGACCTGCTCGACCGCCACAAGTAA
- a CDS encoding 2-oxoacid:acceptor oxidoreductase subunit alpha: protein MSDELIWRIAGGSGDGIDSTSQNFAKALMRSGLDVFTHRHYPSRIRGGHTYVEIRAADREVQSRGDGYNCLLSLGDSFARNPQEEAYYGNEEIKPLSENLDELREGGVIVYDEGLISEEDVEAVNLHERAEENDWHVFPVDLRGLAKEHGREVMRNTAGVGVTAALLDMELEHIEDLMSDAMGGDILESNLEILHEAYEMTQEEYDFEHDLRVPEGSHETEQALLSGSNAIAYGAIDAGCRFIAGYPMTPWTDVFTILSQNFPDMGGVSEQVEDEIAAAALAVGASHAGVKAMSGSSGGGFALMSEPLGLAEMTETPLVLVESMRAGPSTGMPTKPEQADLEHVLYTSQGDSQRVVFAPGNIEEAYEQTRLAFEIAWDYQIPAIVIYDQKLSGENTNVDVEFFDREPQPDLGSTLTEEELREAAHDNSGKFKRFNHEDAENGVAPRSIPGQKGGRYLATGNEHSPVGHISEDPDNRVAQMERRLEKLESIRAELDEERDSTQTYFGPEDAEYGIITWGSSQGAVAEAIERLNAQGHSVKGISVSDMMPFAEKEVTEFLESVDEAMVVEMNATAQFRGLIQKELGRFGDKMTSLLKFNGNPFEPAEIVEGYEVNLADEDRQPTAQVRIEPAAGD from the coding sequence ATGAGCGACGAACTCATCTGGCGAATCGCGGGCGGTTCCGGCGACGGGATCGACTCGACGAGCCAGAACTTTGCCAAGGCGCTAATGCGCTCGGGGCTCGACGTATTCACCCATCGACACTATCCGTCGCGAATCCGCGGCGGCCACACGTACGTCGAAATCCGAGCCGCAGATCGGGAGGTACAGTCACGGGGAGACGGCTACAACTGCCTGCTGTCGCTGGGCGACTCGTTCGCTCGGAACCCCCAGGAGGAGGCCTACTACGGCAACGAGGAGATCAAGCCCCTCTCGGAGAACTTAGACGAACTCCGCGAAGGCGGAGTCATCGTCTACGACGAGGGACTGATCAGCGAGGAGGACGTCGAGGCCGTCAACCTCCACGAGCGCGCGGAGGAGAACGACTGGCACGTCTTCCCGGTTGATCTGCGCGGACTCGCCAAGGAGCACGGCCGCGAGGTCATGCGCAACACCGCCGGCGTGGGTGTGACGGCGGCGCTGCTCGACATGGAACTCGAGCACATCGAGGACCTGATGTCCGACGCCATGGGCGGGGACATCCTCGAGTCGAACCTCGAGATCCTCCACGAGGCCTACGAGATGACCCAGGAGGAGTACGACTTCGAACACGACCTGCGCGTGCCCGAGGGCTCCCACGAGACCGAGCAGGCGCTGCTGTCGGGGTCGAACGCGATCGCCTACGGCGCGATCGACGCGGGCTGTCGGTTCATCGCCGGCTACCCGATGACGCCGTGGACGGACGTGTTCACCATCCTCAGCCAGAACTTCCCCGACATGGGCGGGGTCTCCGAACAGGTCGAGGACGAGATCGCCGCGGCGGCCCTCGCGGTCGGTGCGAGCCACGCCGGCGTCAAGGCCATGTCCGGGTCCTCCGGCGGCGGCTTCGCGCTGATGAGCGAACCGCTGGGGCTCGCGGAGATGACCGAGACGCCGCTCGTCCTCGTCGAGTCGATGCGTGCGGGTCCCTCGACCGGGATGCCGACGAAGCCCGAACAGGCCGACTTAGAGCACGTCCTCTACACGAGCCAGGGCGACTCCCAGCGCGTCGTCTTCGCGCCCGGGAACATCGAAGAGGCCTACGAACAGACGCGACTGGCCTTCGAGATCGCCTGGGACTACCAGATCCCCGCGATCGTCATCTACGACCAGAAGCTCTCCGGCGAGAACACCAACGTCGACGTCGAGTTCTTCGACCGCGAACCGCAGCCGGATCTCGGCTCGACGCTGACCGAGGAGGAACTCCGGGAGGCCGCACACGACAACTCCGGGAAGTTCAAGCGGTTCAACCACGAGGACGCCGAAAACGGCGTCGCACCCCGCTCGATCCCCGGCCAGAAGGGCGGACGCTACCTCGCGACCGGGAACGAGCACAGCCCCGTCGGGCACATCAGCGAGGATCCCGACAACCGCGTCGCGCAGATGGAGCGCCGACTCGAGAAGCTCGAGTCGATCCGCGCGGAGCTCGACGAGGAACGGGACTCGACCCAGACCTACTTCGGTCCGGAAGACGCCGAGTACGGCATCATCACCTGGGGCTCCTCCCAGGGTGCCGTCGCGGAGGCTATCGAGCGCCTGAACGCGCAAGGACACTCGGTAAAGGGGATCAGCGTCTCCGACATGATGCCCTTCGCCGAGAAGGAAGTGACGGAGTTCCTCGAGAGCGTCGACGAGGCGATGGTCGTCGAGATGAACGCCACCGCGCAGTTCCGCGGCCTGATCCAGAAGGAGCTGGGCCGCTTCGGCGACAAGATGACCAGCCTGCTGAAGTTCAACGGCAACCCCTTCGAACCCGCCGAGATCGTCGAAGGCTACGAGGTCAACCTCGCCGACGAGGACCGTCAGCCAACCGCACAGGTACGAATCGAACCCGCTGCAGGTGACTAA
- the aroC gene encoding chorismate synthase — protein MNGNRFGRLFQVTTFGESHGEAMGCTISGCPAGLELSEEDIQEDLDRRKPGQSMITTSRGEPDDVSIKSGIQDGYTTGTPIGLVIQNKDARSGKYEPFITAPRPSHGDFTYSAKFGTRNWGGGGRSSARETVNWVAAGAVAKKLLAREGIELKAHVNQIGDVEAPEVSFEEIKEHSEENDVRCAHPETAAEMQELIEEYQEEGDSIGGSIYFEAQGVPVGLGAPRFDSLSARLGQAMMAVPATTAFEFGLGREAREWTGKERNDDWEFDEEGNPTPVENDHGGIQGGISSGEPIYGEVTLHAPTSIPKSQQTADWETGELKEEKVIGRHDPVLPPRGVPVVEAMLALTLVDFMLLSGRINPDRVDGQPGEYDTDYHPSNPQNE, from the coding sequence ATGAACGGCAACCGCTTCGGTCGCCTCTTTCAGGTGACCACGTTCGGCGAGAGCCACGGGGAGGCGATGGGCTGTACCATCTCGGGCTGTCCCGCCGGCCTCGAGCTCTCGGAGGAGGACATTCAGGAGGACCTCGATCGGCGAAAGCCGGGTCAGTCGATGATCACGACCAGCCGCGGCGAGCCCGACGACGTCTCGATCAAGTCGGGGATCCAGGACGGCTACACGACCGGGACGCCGATCGGGCTGGTCATTCAGAACAAGGACGCCCGCTCGGGCAAGTACGAGCCCTTCATCACCGCGCCGCGGCCGAGCCACGGCGACTTCACCTACTCGGCGAAGTTCGGCACCCGCAACTGGGGCGGTGGCGGCCGCTCGTCGGCCCGCGAGACCGTCAACTGGGTCGCCGCGGGCGCCGTCGCGAAGAAGCTCCTCGCACGAGAGGGGATCGAACTCAAGGCCCACGTCAACCAGATCGGCGACGTCGAGGCGCCCGAGGTGAGCTTCGAGGAGATCAAAGAACACTCCGAGGAGAACGACGTCCGGTGTGCCCACCCCGAGACCGCCGCGGAGATGCAGGAACTGATCGAGGAGTACCAGGAGGAGGGCGACTCCATCGGCGGTAGCATCTACTTCGAGGCCCAGGGCGTCCCCGTCGGCCTCGGCGCACCTCGGTTCGACTCGCTGTCCGCGCGACTCGGACAGGCCATGATGGCGGTGCCGGCGACGACGGCCTTCGAGTTCGGCCTCGGCCGCGAGGCTCGAGAGTGGACGGGCAAGGAACGTAACGACGACTGGGAGTTCGACGAGGAGGGGAACCCGACGCCGGTCGAGAACGACCACGGCGGTATTCAGGGCGGGATCAGCTCCGGCGAGCCGATCTACGGCGAGGTCACGCTGCACGCGCCGACCTCGATCCCCAAGTCCCAGCAGACCGCCGACTGGGAGACGGGCGAGCTCAAGGAGGAGAAGGTCATCGGCCGCCACGACCCCGTCCTCCCGCCGCGAGGCGTTCCCGTCGTTGAGGCGATGCTCGCGCTGACGCTCGTCGACTTCATGCTGCTGTCGGGTCGGATCAACCCCGACCGCGTCGACGGTCAGCCCGGCGAGTACGACACGGACTACCACCCGAGTAACCCGCAGAACGAGTAG
- a CDS encoding thiolase family protein has protein sequence MADNTPVIVSAVRTAQGKEDGALADVRSEDLSIPLVNEMLAETGLSGEDVDDLMWGCAQQREEQRTNIARQIALFSDLGEEVPATTIDRQCASSAQAIISAADSIAAGRHDAVVAGGVESMSRVKMGAADSGQLYPELDEEYGMRNLQMGMTAEKVAEEYDISREEQDEYGARSQQRAVEATEEGKFDDEIVPIETGDGVHDEDEGLRPGTTTEKLAELPTVFKDDGTVTPGNASQIADGAAGVLVTSRELAEDRDLEILAAVGTSYVAGVDPTIMGVGPVPATEGLLERAGREIDDYGLVEINEAFASQTLYSQRELGIPDDRLNVNGGAIAIGHPLGCSGARLPVTLVHEMNRRGVDRGIATECVGFGQGAAIEFELP, from the coding sequence ATGGCAGATAATACACCAGTGATCGTTAGCGCTGTTAGAACGGCACAGGGAAAGGAAGACGGCGCGCTCGCGGACGTCCGCAGCGAGGACCTCTCGATTCCGCTGGTGAACGAGATGCTCGCGGAGACGGGACTCTCCGGCGAGGACGTCGACGACCTGATGTGGGGCTGTGCCCAGCAGCGCGAGGAACAGCGGACGAACATCGCCCGTCAGATCGCGCTCTTCTCGGACCTCGGCGAGGAGGTCCCCGCGACCACCATCGACCGACAGTGCGCGTCGTCGGCGCAGGCGATCATCAGCGCCGCGGACTCGATCGCCGCGGGTCGCCACGACGCGGTCGTCGCCGGCGGCGTCGAGAGCATGAGTCGCGTGAAGATGGGCGCCGCCGACAGCGGCCAGCTGTATCCCGAACTCGACGAGGAGTACGGGATGCGCAATCTGCAAATGGGAATGACCGCCGAGAAGGTCGCCGAGGAGTACGACATCTCCCGCGAGGAGCAAGACGAGTACGGCGCCCGCAGCCAGCAGCGCGCGGTCGAAGCGACCGAGGAGGGCAAGTTCGACGACGAGATCGTCCCCATCGAGACGGGCGACGGCGTCCACGACGAGGACGAGGGCCTGCGACCCGGGACGACCACCGAGAAACTCGCGGAACTGCCGACCGTCTTCAAGGACGACGGCACCGTCACGCCCGGCAACGCCTCCCAGATCGCCGACGGCGCGGCGGGCGTCCTCGTCACGAGCCGCGAACTCGCCGAGGACCGCGACCTCGAGATCCTCGCGGCAGTCGGCACCAGCTACGTCGCCGGCGTCGATCCGACGATCATGGGCGTCGGTCCGGTTCCGGCGACGGAGGGGCTACTCGAGCGCGCCGGCCGGGAGATCGACGACTACGGGCTGGTCGAGATCAACGAGGCCTTCGCGAGCCAGACGCTGTACTCCCAGCGCGAACTCGGAATCCCGGACGACCGACTCAACGTCAACGGCGGCGCCATCGCGATCGGCCACCCGCTCGGTTGTTCCGGCGCGCGGCTGCCGGTGACGCTCGTCCACGAGATGAACCGCCGCGGTGTCGACCGGGGCATCGCGACGGAGTGTGTCGGCTTCGGACAGGGAGCGGCGATCGAGTTCGAACTGCCCTGA